A part of Nostoc sp. HK-01 genomic DNA contains:
- a CDS encoding pentapeptide repeat protein, with translation MGSTTQEYKLKFITTEPIHFPGQKAEQKVWDTVRSAFYNRDNCLCFWTYPIFIKDKQLCYEPDILIVDQEFGVIVIEVKNIFINQITYIKGYDWFTEKFYKSPINAYSQAKNQLQQLINYCNQRSLLKHKVRAKALVALPSITEKQWIERGFHEQMSCPPILFQEHLAKTDLVEIIIQNAGQVQGGKFLKDEEWNLLQKIVCSPIPPIKPDKKIRPKPIAPHGQVIEQLQQWVSSTDIEQIHIGMSIPPGPQRIRGIAGSGKTVLLCQKAAWMHWYHPDWDIALVFFTRSLYDQAVSLVNQWLKFFSNGEVEYEPDKSRLKILHAWGEDNQPGLYSTICDLQNINLIHNQPVIGSPTEKLAYLCKRVLAEYEIKPIFDAILIDEGQDLALDEQQLKFEDKQSIYWLSWQALRPVAADTPDVKRLIWAYDEAQSLDALSVPTSKEILGTELSQILGGNGGAWYEGGIRKAYAMRHCYRTPGNILTAAHAIGMGWLRPEGMLTGITNKKDWEHIGYEVEGDFRKIGEQITISRPLKHSPNPVHYFWKGDLLKFNIYNSCEDELEALSQKIRQNINDDGLKPSRDILVIALGTEEESINLQKRAARTLQKHGINFYIPSALDINQFPEELSSQDKRPNQFWKEEAVTVSRIYRAKGNEAYMVYLIGFNNIAKNESSVSLRNQLFVALTRSKAWVNLSGVGEYTMCEEVRQVIKNGSSFSFTYKKPLARIIGEEILT, from the coding sequence ATGGGATCTACTACACAAGAATATAAACTTAAGTTTATTACTACTGAACCAATTCACTTTCCTGGACAAAAAGCTGAACAAAAAGTTTGGGATACTGTTCGTTCTGCGTTTTATAACCGTGACAACTGTTTATGCTTTTGGACGTACCCTATATTCATTAAAGATAAACAATTATGCTATGAACCGGATATATTAATTGTTGACCAAGAATTTGGTGTAATTGTTATAGAAGTTAAAAATATTTTTATAAACCAAATTACATATATAAAAGGTTATGACTGGTTTACTGAAAAATTTTATAAGTCACCTATCAATGCTTATAGCCAAGCTAAAAATCAACTTCAACAATTAATTAATTATTGTAATCAACGCTCATTACTCAAACATAAAGTAAGGGCAAAAGCTTTAGTCGCTTTACCTTCAATTACTGAAAAGCAATGGATAGAAAGAGGATTTCATGAGCAAATGTCTTGTCCTCCTATTCTTTTTCAAGAACATTTAGCTAAAACTGATTTAGTCGAAATAATTATACAAAACGCAGGTCAAGTCCAAGGAGGAAAATTTTTAAAAGACGAAGAGTGGAATTTGCTACAAAAAATTGTTTGTAGTCCGATACCTCCTATTAAGCCAGATAAAAAAATAAGACCTAAACCAATAGCTCCACATGGTCAGGTAATTGAACAATTACAACAATGGGTAAGTTCCACAGATATTGAGCAAATTCATATCGGAATGTCAATTCCTCCTGGCCCTCAACGTATTCGAGGTATTGCTGGCTCTGGTAAAACTGTTTTGCTATGTCAAAAAGCAGCTTGGATGCACTGGTATCATCCAGATTGGGATATCGCTTTGGTGTTTTTTACTCGTAGCCTTTATGACCAAGCTGTTAGCCTAGTAAATCAATGGCTGAAGTTTTTTTCTAATGGTGAAGTTGAATACGAACCTGATAAATCAAGACTAAAAATACTACACGCTTGGGGAGAAGATAATCAACCAGGCTTATACTCGACTATTTGTGATCTACAAAATATCAATCTCATCCACAATCAACCTGTAATAGGTAGCCCCACCGAAAAATTAGCATATTTGTGCAAAAGAGTTTTGGCTGAATATGAAATCAAGCCAATATTTGATGCTATTTTAATTGATGAGGGACAGGATCTAGCATTAGATGAACAACAATTAAAGTTTGAAGATAAGCAATCAATTTACTGGCTGTCATGGCAAGCTCTTAGACCTGTTGCAGCTGATACTCCAGATGTTAAACGTTTAATTTGGGCATACGATGAAGCACAGAGTCTTGATGCTTTAAGTGTTCCAACCTCTAAAGAAATACTAGGCACAGAATTAAGTCAAATACTAGGAGGGAATGGAGGAGCTTGGTATGAAGGCGGTATCAGAAAAGCCTATGCTATGCGCCATTGCTACCGCACACCTGGGAATATTTTGACGGCTGCTCATGCAATTGGCATGGGATGGTTACGTCCAGAAGGAATGCTCACAGGAATTACCAATAAGAAAGATTGGGAACATATAGGCTATGAAGTTGAGGGCGACTTTCGGAAAATAGGTGAACAAATTACTATCAGCAGACCTCTAAAACATTCTCCAAACCCAGTACATTATTTTTGGAAAGGAGATTTATTAAAGTTTAATATTTATAATTCTTGCGAAGATGAACTTGAGGCACTCAGTCAAAAAATTCGTCAAAATATTAATGATGATGGATTGAAACCTAGCCGTGATATTTTAGTAATTGCGTTAGGTACTGAAGAAGAAAGCATTAATTTACAAAAACGAGCAGCACGTACTTTACAAAAGCATGGGATTAACTTTTATATCCCTAGTGCGCTTGATATCAATCAGTTTCCAGAAGAATTAAGTTCTCAAGACAAGCGACCAAATCAGTTTTGGAAAGAAGAAGCCGTTACAGTATCGCGTATTTATCGGGCTAAGGGAAATGAAGCTTATATGGTTTACCTGATAGGTTTTAACAATATTGCTAAAAATGAAAGCAGTGTCAGCCTTCGTAACCAGTTATTTGTTGCACTTACTCGCTCTAAAGCTTGGGTAAACTTGAGTGGAGTAGGCGAATACACGATGTGCGAAGAAGTAAGGCAAGTAATTAAAAACGGTAGTAGTTTCAGCTTCACTTATAAAAAACCACTTGCACGAATTATAGGCGAAGAAATATTGACATAG